The bacterium genome window below encodes:
- the csaB gene encoding polysaccharide pyruvyl transferase CsaB gives MQSANNTRLVLGGYFGCGNLGDEAVLSGLLTGLKDLNVEPIILSGDPPATTKQYGIKAVSRMKLSEVKAVLRNADALVMGGGSLLQDVTSRRSLFYYLYLIRLAKKLTGRVVMVGQGIGPLQRSSSRLFTKLVLNKTDVIAVRDADSFHFLKSLKIKTPIELTADTAWLLEPDFEGARRLLKEVGVNPKGALVGLAPRPWHTHPNDELAKAFADLAFSLNKEGFQPIGIAMDREVDIPFWKLIHTYCPNVPIVENIQTPEEAAGLISLMDSLVAMRLHALLFAAKACVPSLAVIYDPKVHALASLLDLPTPLTMRELTSEQLLSRWLAINSGASTLKNQLAAKRDTQISLATRNIALIRQALPSL, from the coding sequence ATGCAAAGCGCCAACAATACCCGCTTAGTCCTGGGAGGCTATTTCGGATGCGGCAACCTAGGTGATGAGGCTGTTCTTTCGGGACTATTGACAGGATTGAAAGATTTAAATGTTGAGCCAATTATCCTCAGCGGCGACCCTCCAGCAACAACTAAGCAATATGGGATAAAAGCCGTCTCCCGAATGAAACTGTCTGAAGTTAAAGCTGTTCTGCGAAATGCTGATGCACTTGTGATGGGGGGGGGAAGTCTATTGCAAGATGTCACCAGTCGTCGCTCGCTTTTCTATTATCTCTATCTTATTCGTCTAGCCAAAAAACTTACAGGCAGGGTGGTAATGGTCGGTCAAGGCATCGGCCCCCTTCAACGCAGTTCATCTCGTCTATTTACCAAGCTTGTTCTCAATAAGACAGATGTGATTGCCGTTAGGGATGCCGATTCTTTTCACTTCCTTAAATCACTTAAAATCAAAACGCCTATTGAGCTAACTGCCGATACCGCTTGGCTTCTTGAACCGGATTTCGAAGGCGCTCGAAGGCTTCTAAAAGAAGTTGGCGTCAATCCCAAAGGGGCATTAGTAGGCCTTGCCCCACGGCCATGGCATACCCATCCCAATGATGAGTTGGCAAAAGCTTTCGCTGACTTGGCGTTTTCGCTTAATAAAGAAGGATTCCAACCCATAGGAATAGCTATGGATCGCGAAGTGGATATTCCCTTTTGGAAACTCATTCACACCTATTGTCCTAACGTACCGATAGTAGAGAACATTCAAACGCCTGAGGAGGCTGCCGGTCTTATCAGCCTTATGGATTCTCTGGTTGCCATGCGGCTTCATGCGTTGCTCTTTGCCGCCAAGGCATGTGTGCCGTCACTAGCGGTTATCTATGACCCTAAAGTCCATGCATTAGCTTCACTTCTTGACCTACCTACCCCTTTAACGATGCGCGAACTAACTTCAGAACAACTTCTCTCTCGCTGGCTTGCCATCAACTCAGGGGCGTCAACTTTAAAAAATCAACTTGCCGCAAAAAGAGATACCCAAATCAGTTTAGCTACCAGGAATATAGCTCTCATTCGCCAAGCGCTTCCCTCTCTATAA
- a CDS encoding DUF5693 family protein, producing the protein LFQVNKRCRTVLFILMLLISSLAYTHFGQKVVALLATLIFPTWAVISCAPKTGSGSRTGVILQSIMRFIGITLFSLVGALFMVGLLAQQQFIIKADQFMGIKLAHSLPLVIIGIAFLAGLDQRVTLKDAWTSIVSSVDAPIKWWQSVLTLVVLVAIGLMVVRTGNEAPTSVSGTEMRVRSLMDRVLPVRPRTKEFMLGHPLLIIAIGVAIQKRRRYLPLLMMAGAIGQVSVVNTLCHIHTPLSISVVRIAIGTVFGAIIGICALWLILTIGDRKCKAPTIPA; encoded by the coding sequence CTCTTCCAAGTCAACAAACGATGTAGAACGGTTCTTTTCATTCTAATGCTTCTCATCTCATCATTAGCCTATACACACTTTGGCCAAAAAGTAGTCGCCTTACTGGCCACATTAATATTCCCAACCTGGGCTGTGATTTCATGTGCGCCAAAAACCGGAAGTGGTTCCCGTACAGGAGTTATTCTCCAATCAATCATGCGCTTTATCGGCATTACCCTCTTTAGTTTAGTTGGTGCGCTCTTTATGGTTGGTCTTTTGGCGCAGCAGCAATTCATCATCAAAGCCGACCAATTTATGGGCATTAAGCTAGCTCATTCACTACCGCTGGTTATTATCGGCATCGCGTTTTTAGCGGGGTTAGATCAACGCGTTACGCTCAAAGATGCCTGGACTTCTATCGTAAGTTCAGTAGATGCTCCAATCAAATGGTGGCAAAGTGTTCTTACACTCGTTGTTCTTGTCGCTATCGGGCTGATGGTGGTACGCACAGGCAATGAGGCGCCGACAAGTGTATCAGGAACTGAAATGCGAGTACGCAGCTTAATGGATCGCGTACTGCCGGTCAGGCCGCGCACCAAAGAATTCATGCTTGGCCATCCGCTTCTGATCATAGCAATTGGTGTCGCAATACAAAAACGAAGACGTTATCTTCCTCTCCTAATGATGGCCGGCGCTATTGGGCAAGTATCAGTGGTCAATACTCTCTGCCATATTCATACTCCTCTGAGTATCTCTGTTGTGCGCATCGCAATTGGGACGGTCTTCGGGGCGATAATTGGTATATGTGCGCTCTGGTTAATTTTGACAATAGGGGATAGAAAATGCAAAGCGCCAACAATACCCGCTTAG